In Desulfobaccales bacterium, a single window of DNA contains:
- the trpD gene encoding anthranilate phosphoribosyltransferase gives MLKEVILKVVTRQDLTEEEMVRAMEAIMSGEATDAQIAAFITALRMKGETVTEITAAAKVMRAKATRIPLGDNLVDLDRDEINVDWETIVDTCGTGGDATQTFNVSTTTAFVVAGAGLKVAKHGNRAVSSRCGSADVIEALGINLSLTPEQVAQCIEEVGIGFLFAPQLHGAMRFAIGPRREIGIRTIFNILGPLTNPAGANVQVLGVYDPGLTEPLAQVLGNLGTRRAFVVYGEGSYDEISIVGPTRVSELRDGQVRTYTIAPEDFGLKRATLEDIRGGDVFENARIVRRVLKGEGGPKEDMVALNAAAAFIAAGLTPDFPAGIALAREVIHSGKALAKLEALVAKSRSFGGGG, from the coding sequence ATGCTCAAGGAAGTCATTCTCAAAGTGGTCACCCGGCAGGATTTGACGGAGGAGGAGATGGTGCGGGCCATGGAGGCCATTATGTCGGGCGAGGCCACCGACGCCCAGATCGCCGCCTTCATCACGGCGCTGCGCATGAAGGGCGAGACGGTGACGGAGATCACCGCCGCCGCCAAGGTCATGCGGGCCAAGGCCACCCGCATCCCTCTGGGGGACAACCTGGTGGACCTGGACCGGGACGAAATCAACGTGGACTGGGAGACCATCGTGGACACCTGCGGCACCGGCGGGGATGCCACCCAGACCTTCAACGTCTCCACCACCACCGCCTTTGTGGTGGCCGGCGCCGGCTTGAAAGTGGCCAAGCACGGCAACCGGGCGGTCTCCAGCCGCTGCGGCAGTGCCGATGTCATCGAGGCCTTGGGCATCAATCTCTCCCTCACGCCGGAGCAGGTGGCCCAATGCATTGAGGAGGTGGGCATCGGGTTTCTTTTCGCCCCGCAGCTCCACGGCGCCATGCGCTTTGCCATCGGTCCCCGGCGGGAGATCGGCATCCGCACCATCTTCAACATCCTGGGGCCGCTCACCAACCCCGCGGGCGCCAACGTCCAGGTGCTGGGGGTCTATGACCCCGGCCTCACCGAGCCCCTGGCCCAGGTGCTGGGGAACCTGGGCACCCGCCGGGCCTTCGTGGTCTATGGCGAGGGCTCCTATGACGAGATCAGCATCGTGGGGCCCACCCGGGTGAGCGAACTTAGGGACGGCCAGGTGCGCACCTACACCATCGCGCCGGAGGACTTCGGCCTGAAGCGGGCCACCCTGGAGGACATCCGGGGCGGCGACGTCTTTGAGAACGCCCGCATCGTGCGCCGGGTGCTGAAAGGGGAGGGGGGGCCCAAAGAGGACATGGTGGCCCTGAACGCCGCCGCAGCCTTCATCGCCGCGGGACTCACGCCCGATTTCCCCGCCGGCATCGCCCTCGCCCGGGAAGTCATCCACTCCGGCAAGGCCCTGGCCAAACTGGAAGCCCTGGTGGCCAAAAGCAGGAGTTTTGGGGGAGGGGGCTGA
- a CDS encoding DUF3800 domain-containing protein, translating into MEQVKKITQLAFGDESHWGQGKYRAIGLVSLSRENYDPLKENLNNLLAESGVKEFKWNNLRGARERFAAEKLIDFSLESALKKLLRFDILIWDIEDSRHNIKGRDDLANLQRMYYKLFYNVMKKRWPDGCVWRLHPDEHSAMDWSNIQNFLSYKEVEIEFGKNLFSDGGFKIFIRNVFNIENIIPVRSEDEPFIQLADLFTGMAVYSRNKYDGFCKWEKNKSGQKSLFDENHHQELSRAEIERYKILYYFNMLCKKHKLHVSLREKKGLFCFNQNFPFNFWLYQPQHPEDKAPVKGNKEPLRR; encoded by the coding sequence ATGGAACAAGTTAAAAAGATTACCCAACTGGCTTTTGGAGATGAATCTCATTGGGGACAGGGAAAATATCGCGCCATCGGTTTGGTCAGTTTGAGCAGAGAAAATTATGATCCCTTAAAGGAGAATTTAAATAATTTATTAGCAGAATCAGGAGTTAAAGAATTTAAATGGAATAATCTTAGAGGTGCCAGAGAGAGATTTGCGGCTGAGAAATTAATCGATTTCAGTCTCGAATCAGCATTAAAAAAATTATTAAGGTTTGACATACTTATTTGGGATATTGAGGATAGCAGACACAATATTAAAGGGAGAGATGATTTGGCTAATTTACAAAGAATGTATTATAAATTGTTTTATAATGTGATGAAGAAAAGGTGGCCGGATGGCTGTGTGTGGAGGTTGCATCCTGACGAGCATTCCGCCATGGATTGGTCGAATATTCAGAATTTTCTTTCTTATAAAGAGGTAGAAATTGAATTTGGAAAAAACCTTTTTTCGGATGGAGGATTCAAAATTTTTATCCGAAATGTTTTTAATATTGAAAATATTATTCCAGTAAGGTCAGAAGATGAACCATTCATCCAGCTGGCAGATTTATTTACAGGAATGGCAGTTTATTCAAGAAACAAGTACGACGGCTTTTGTAAGTGGGAAAAAAATAAATCTGGTCAGAAAAGTTTATTTGATGAGAACCATCATCAAGAACTCAGCCGAGCAGAAATAGAGAGATATAAAATCTTATATTATTTTAATATGTTATGCAAAAAACACAAATTACATGTGAGCTTACGTGAAAAAAAGGGCTTATTCTGTTTTAATCAAAATTTTCCTTTCAATTTTTGGCTTTACCAGCCGCAACATCCTGAGGATAAGGCACCAGTCAAAGGAAATAAAGAACCATTGAGGCGATAA